The following are from one region of the Cloacibacterium sp. TD35 genome:
- the pheS gene encoding phenylalanine--tRNA ligase subunit alpha encodes MLEKIDELLKEVQGFTSTNKDEIEQFRIKFNGKKGILNDFFEKFKEVPNEQKKEFGQKINTLKQVVNTKLEELKEATSSQIILEKEDLTKPAFPLELGSRHPINLVKGRIIEIFKSIGFAVSDGPEIEDDWHNFTALNLPEYHPARDMQDTFFIEQNPDVLLRTHTSSVQIRHMEENQPPIRILSPGRVFRNEAISSRSHCIFHQIEGLYIDENVSFADLKQTLQFFTTELFGKSKIRMRPSYFPFTEPSAEVDVYWGLNSETDYRITKGTGWLEIMGCGMVDPAVLKNVNIDADKYSGYAFGMGIERIVMLLYQLGDIRMFFENDKRMLEQFGHL; translated from the coding sequence ATGTTAGAAAAGATAGATGAGTTATTGAAAGAAGTGCAAGGTTTTACTTCTACTAACAAAGACGAAATAGAACAATTTCGTATCAAATTCAATGGTAAAAAAGGAATTTTAAATGATTTTTTCGAAAAATTTAAAGAAGTTCCGAATGAGCAGAAAAAAGAATTTGGTCAAAAAATCAATACACTCAAACAAGTCGTAAATACTAAGTTAGAAGAGTTGAAAGAAGCTACTTCTAGCCAAATCATTTTAGAAAAAGAAGACCTTACGAAACCTGCTTTTCCGTTGGAATTAGGTTCGCGTCATCCTATTAATTTAGTTAAAGGCAGAATTATTGAGATTTTTAAATCTATTGGTTTTGCAGTTTCTGATGGACCAGAAATAGAAGATGATTGGCACAACTTTACTGCGCTTAATTTACCAGAATATCATCCTGCAAGAGATATGCAAGATACATTCTTCATTGAGCAAAATCCAGATGTTTTATTAAGAACGCATACTTCTTCGGTGCAGATTCGTCATATGGAAGAAAATCAGCCGCCAATTAGAATTCTTTCTCCGGGAAGAGTTTTCAGAAACGAAGCTATTTCTTCTCGTTCACACTGTATTTTTCACCAAATAGAAGGTTTATATATAGACGAAAACGTGAGTTTTGCAGATTTGAAACAGACTTTGCAGTTTTTCACTACAGAACTTTTCGGAAAATCAAAAATCAGAATGAGACCTTCTTATTTCCCTTTTACAGAGCCAAGTGCAGAAGTAGATGTATATTGGGGACTGAATTCTGAAACTGATTACAGAATTACCAAAGGAACCGGTTGGTTAGAAATTATGGGTTGCGGAATGGTAGATCCTGCCGTTCTTAAAAATGTAAATATTGATGCGGATAAATACTCTGGTTATGCATTCGGAATGGGAATTGAGAGAATCGTAATGTTGCTTTATCAATTGGGAGACATCAGAATGTTCTTCGAAAATGATAAGAGAATGCTAGAGCAATTCGGGCATTTATAA
- a CDS encoding RsmB/NOP family class I SAM-dependent RNA methyltransferase, translated as MQLIHRNLLIGIHDALQETFFEKNKYADKVIERLLKAHKKWGSDDRKVVSEIFYNIIRWKKRLEYYIGEGAKPGNIYKLILAYLLWSETEYKKFEEFQGIKVADIITKLKKGTVPTKAFEHSIPDWLVETLEKELGENWEKEMIALNEQAPTILRANSLKTSTKHLIEELKHENVESFQVPGFENAVQLEEKKNVFLTSAFKDGFFEVQDAGSQKIGEFLDVKPGMRVVDACAGAGGKTLHLAALMENKGQIIAMDIHGWKLAELKRRAKRAGAHNIETREITDNKVIKRLHEKADRLLIDAPCSGLGVLKRNPDSKWKIDQDFIDRIRKEQETILQDYSKIIKKGGKMVYATCSILPSENNEQVENFLKNNPDFKLVKEEKVMPSTGFDGFYMALIERV; from the coding sequence ATGCAACTTATTCACAGAAATCTACTCATCGGTATTCACGATGCACTACAAGAAACTTTTTTCGAAAAAAATAAATACGCAGATAAAGTTATAGAAAGACTTTTGAAGGCTCATAAAAAATGGGGAAGCGACGACAGAAAGGTAGTTTCTGAAATTTTCTACAACATTATCCGTTGGAAAAAACGCCTAGAATATTACATTGGTGAAGGCGCAAAACCTGGAAATATATATAAGCTCATCCTAGCTTATTTGCTTTGGAGCGAAACTGAATATAAAAAATTTGAAGAATTTCAAGGAATTAAAGTTGCAGACATTATTACCAAATTGAAGAAAGGAACCGTTCCTACTAAAGCTTTTGAACATTCTATCCCAGATTGGTTGGTAGAAACTTTAGAAAAAGAACTCGGTGAAAACTGGGAAAAAGAAATGATTGCACTCAATGAACAAGCGCCAACTATATTGCGTGCTAATTCTTTGAAAACCTCAACAAAACACTTAATTGAAGAACTAAAACACGAAAATGTAGAAAGTTTTCAAGTTCCAGGCTTCGAAAATGCTGTTCAATTAGAAGAAAAGAAAAATGTATTCTTAACTTCAGCTTTTAAAGATGGCTTTTTCGAAGTACAAGATGCTGGTTCGCAAAAAATTGGAGAATTTCTAGACGTAAAACCCGGAATGCGTGTAGTAGATGCTTGTGCTGGAGCTGGCGGAAAAACGCTTCACCTGGCTGCTTTGATGGAAAACAAAGGGCAAATTATTGCTATGGATATTCACGGTTGGAAATTAGCCGAACTGAAACGAAGAGCAAAAAGAGCGGGAGCTCATAATATAGAAACCAGAGAAATTACAGATAATAAAGTCATCAAAAGACTGCACGAAAAGGCAGACAGACTTTTGATAGACGCACCGTGTTCTGGTTTAGGCGTTTTAAAAAGAAACCCAGATTCTAAATGGAAAATAGACCAAGATTTCATCGATAGAATTAGAAAAGAGCAAGAAACCATTCTTCAAGATTATTCTAAAATCATTAAAAAAGGTGGTAAAATGGTTTACGCCACTTGTTCTATCTTACCAAGTGAAAACAATGAACAGGTAGAAAATTTCTTGAAAAACAACCCTGATTTTAAATTAGTGAAAGAAGAAAAAGTAATGCCAAGTACGGGTTTTGACGGATTTTATATGGCGCTGATTGAAAGAGTTTAA
- the asnB gene encoding asparagine synthase B: protein MCGIVCLFDAKLKTDALRPQILEMSKKIRHRGPDWSGIFQSEKTVFSHERLAIVDPTSGKQPLFTKDGKVVLAVNGEIYNHQELRKEFPDYEFLTQSDCEVILALYRKYGKDFIEKLNGIFAFSLYDIENDIYLIARDHMGICPLYQGWDKHGNYFVASELKALEGVCNKIETFLPGHFVYSKDGQELQQWYKRDWEDFENVKDNATSIAAIRKDLEDAVHRQMMSDVPYGVLLSGGLDSSIISAIAAKYAKKRIESGDEQEAWYPRLHSFAVGLEGSPDLAAAQKAAEHIGSVHHEIHFTVQEGLDAVRDVIYHLETYDVTTVRASTPMYLIARVIKSMGIKMVLSGEGSDELFGGYLYFHKAPNAKEFHDETVRKLGKLHLYDCLRANKALMSWGIEGRVPFLDKEFMDVAMTVNPADKMVTAHEPKIEKWLLRKAFEDLLPESIAWRQKEQFSDGVGYSWIDSLKEVAEKEVTDEMMANAKFRFPQNTPQNKEEYRYRTIFEEHFPSETAALTVPSVPSVACSTPIALEWDEAFKKMNDPSGRAVISVHEDSY, encoded by the coding sequence ATGTGCGGAATTGTATGCTTGTTTGATGCGAAACTAAAAACAGACGCCCTGCGTCCTCAGATATTAGAAATGTCTAAAAAAATTAGACACCGCGGTCCAGATTGGAGCGGTATTTTCCAATCAGAAAAAACAGTTTTCTCTCACGAAAGATTAGCGATTGTAGACCCAACTTCTGGGAAGCAACCTTTATTTACCAAAGATGGAAAAGTAGTGCTTGCCGTAAATGGCGAAATCTACAACCACCAAGAACTCAGAAAAGAATTCCCTGATTATGAATTTCTTACTCAGTCTGATTGTGAAGTTATCTTGGCACTTTATAGAAAATACGGTAAGGATTTTATTGAAAAACTTAACGGAATTTTTGCATTTTCACTTTATGACATTGAAAACGACATTTATTTAATCGCAAGAGATCACATGGGGATTTGTCCGCTTTATCAAGGTTGGGACAAACACGGAAACTATTTTGTAGCTTCTGAACTGAAAGCTTTAGAAGGCGTTTGCAATAAAATAGAAACTTTTTTACCAGGGCATTTTGTATACAGCAAAGACGGTCAAGAACTTCAACAATGGTACAAAAGAGACTGGGAAGATTTTGAAAATGTAAAAGACAACGCAACCAGTATTGCAGCCATTAGAAAAGATTTAGAAGATGCAGTACACAGACAAATGATGAGTGATGTTCCTTATGGAGTTTTACTTTCTGGAGGTCTTGATTCCTCTATTATTTCGGCAATTGCGGCAAAATATGCTAAAAAACGTATTGAAAGTGGAGACGAACAGGAAGCTTGGTACCCAAGATTGCACAGTTTTGCAGTAGGATTAGAAGGCTCTCCAGATTTAGCTGCCGCTCAAAAAGCTGCAGAACATATAGGCTCTGTTCACCACGAAATTCATTTCACCGTTCAAGAAGGTTTAGATGCCGTTCGTGATGTGATTTATCACCTCGAAACGTATGATGTAACAACAGTTCGTGCTTCTACCCCGATGTATTTAATAGCGAGAGTCATTAAATCAATGGGAATTAAAATGGTACTTTCTGGTGAAGGAAGCGATGAACTTTTTGGTGGATATTTATATTTCCACAAAGCTCCAAATGCTAAAGAATTCCATGATGAAACGGTAAGAAAACTAGGGAAATTACACTTATACGACTGTTTGAGAGCCAACAAAGCATTAATGAGTTGGGGAATTGAAGGAAGAGTTCCTTTCTTGGATAAAGAATTTATGGATGTTGCCATGACCGTAAATCCTGCGGATAAAATGGTTACTGCTCACGAACCAAAAATTGAAAAATGGTTATTGAGAAAAGCTTTTGAAGATTTATTACCAGAATCGATTGCCTGGAGACAAAAAGAGCAGTTTTCTGACGGAGTTGGTTATAGCTGGATTGACTCTTTAAAGGAAGTTGCCGAAAAAGAAGTGACTGATGAAATGATGGCGAATGCAAAATTCCGTTTTCCTCAAAACACCCCACAAAATAAAGAAGAATACAGATACAGAACAATTTTTGAAGAGCATTTCCCAAGTGAAACAGCAGCTTTAACCGTTCCATCTGTACCTTCGGTAGCTTGTTCTACGCCAATTGCTTTGGAATGGGACGAAGCTTTCAAAAAAATGAATGATCCGAGCGGAAGAGCCGTGATTTCCGTTCATGAAGATTCTTATTAG
- a CDS encoding DUF3575 domain-containing protein yields MRKLLFGTLFLLSLGMNAQENDTQRKNIIKTNVTAFAFKNFQLNYERVFTKTFSLSVSYGMIPEGKLPFSSLFSSDTDANLEEIQLGGSNATVETRFYLGKKGYGQGFYLAPYYRYSTFKVSNFTETIDMEANGVVYDTVDVTFKGNSTAHSAGLLIGAQWFLGKKDNFVLDAWFLGAHYGASTGELDGITDRVLSSTEQQQVQQELDNLDIPVVKYKATVNANGANLKVDGPWAGLRAGISLGYRF; encoded by the coding sequence ATGAGAAAACTACTATTTGGAACATTATTTTTACTGAGTTTAGGAATGAATGCTCAGGAAAATGACACACAAAGAAAAAACATCATCAAAACCAACGTTACTGCTTTTGCATTTAAAAATTTTCAATTGAATTATGAAAGAGTTTTTACAAAAACGTTTTCATTATCTGTAAGTTATGGTATGATACCAGAAGGTAAGTTACCATTTTCTTCATTATTTTCTAGTGATACAGACGCAAACCTAGAAGAAATACAATTGGGAGGAAGTAATGCAACAGTAGAAACCAGATTTTATTTAGGGAAAAAAGGATATGGTCAAGGTTTTTATTTAGCTCCATATTATAGATATTCTACCTTCAAAGTTTCTAATTTTACTGAAACCATAGATATGGAAGCCAATGGAGTAGTATATGATACTGTAGATGTAACTTTCAAAGGGAATTCTACAGCTCACAGTGCTGGTTTATTAATCGGTGCGCAATGGTTTTTAGGCAAAAAAGATAATTTTGTTTTGGATGCATGGTTTTTAGGTGCGCATTATGGTGCTTCTACAGGTGAATTAGATGGTATTACTGATAGAGTGTTATCTTCAACCGAGCAACAGCAAGTTCAGCAAGAGCTGGATAATCTAGATATCCCAGTAGTAAAATACAAAGCTACTGTAAATGCAAACGGTGCTAATCTAAAAGTAGATGGACCTTGGGCTGGTTTAAGAGCGGGGATTTCTTTAGGTTACAGATTTTAA
- a CDS encoding sulfate/molybdate ABC transporter ATP-binding protein — MLLNVRNLYFGYKPGTLLFRNINLSVVKGKIIALAGESGCGKSTLLNIIYGLFDWQSGEIYLEDERLFGPKGNIVPGELGMKLVSQNYDLMPYLTVAENIGKFISNTNLSEKKQKIQELLKVVGLEDYAHILPKNLSGGQQQRVAIARALSVMPKLLLLDEPFSNLDYSRKMELRERLFNYAKEHELSVMISTHEIQEILPWTDQIIVLQEGRLIQNDNAEETFRNPYNAYVAKLLGEVNTISEEEKSVLDISKNYFFPHQVKLTENGLDAQIVESRFAGNHYWNKILVHNIPLIMYSENRLEGNVKIKINI; from the coding sequence ATGCTTTTGAATGTTAGAAACTTATATTTCGGTTACAAACCCGGAACTTTACTTTTCAGAAATATCAATCTTTCTGTAGTAAAAGGTAAAATTATTGCTTTGGCTGGCGAATCTGGCTGTGGAAAATCTACTCTTCTTAATATTATTTACGGTTTGTTTGATTGGCAAAGCGGAGAAATTTATTTGGAAGACGAAAGACTTTTCGGACCGAAAGGTAACATTGTTCCAGGAGAATTGGGCATGAAGCTGGTTTCTCAAAATTATGATTTAATGCCCTATCTTACCGTGGCAGAAAACATAGGAAAATTTATTTCTAACACCAATCTTTCGGAGAAAAAGCAAAAAATTCAGGAGCTTTTAAAAGTAGTAGGATTAGAAGATTACGCTCATATTTTGCCAAAAAACTTGAGCGGTGGTCAGCAACAGCGTGTTGCCATTGCCAGAGCACTTTCTGTAATGCCGAAACTACTTCTATTAGACGAACCTTTCAGTAATTTGGATTATTCTAGAAAAATGGAATTGAGAGAGCGTTTGTTTAATTATGCTAAAGAACATGAACTTTCTGTGATGATTTCTACCCACGAAATTCAAGAAATTCTTCCTTGGACTGACCAAATTATTGTGTTACAAGAAGGACGATTGATTCAAAATGACAATGCTGAAGAAACCTTCAGAAATCCTTACAACGCATACGTAGCAAAACTTCTGGGCGAAGTAAACACCATTTCCGAAGAAGAAAAATCTGTACTAGACATTTCTAAAAATTATTTCTTCCCGCATCAAGTAAAACTCACCGAAAATGGGTTAGATGCTCAAATTGTAGAGAGTAGATTCGCAGGAAACCATTATTGGAATAAAATTTTGGTTCATAATATTCCGCTTATTATGTACTCAGAAAACAGATTAGAGGGAAATGTGAAAATTAAAATCAATATTTAG
- a CDS encoding zinc ribbon domain-containing protein YjdM produces the protein MSELMPCPKCGSEFTYEQDNLLVCSQCFHEFDPAEVGAEDKIFDSNGNELQNGDSVVVIKDLPVKGAPKPVKAGTKVKNIRLRPGSDHNIDCKIDGFGAMALKSEFVKKA, from the coding sequence ATGAGTGAATTAATGCCTTGCCCAAAATGTGGCAGCGAATTTACCTACGAACAAGACAATCTTTTGGTTTGCAGCCAATGTTTCCATGAGTTTGATCCTGCAGAAGTAGGTGCAGAAGATAAAATTTTCGATAGCAACGGAAATGAATTGCAAAATGGTGATTCTGTGGTAGTTATTAAAGATCTACCTGTAAAAGGGGCGCCGAAACCTGTAAAAGCAGGAACTAAGGTGAAAAATATTAGATTAAGACCAGGTTCTGATCATAATATAGATTGTAAAATAGATGGTTTCGGAGCAATGGCATTAAAGTCTGAATTCGTTAAGAAAGCTTAA
- a CDS encoding DUF5916 domain-containing protein: protein MKVQIIILFTFLFVGFSSAQEEKTENITRKTINAVRVEKAPKIDGILDDDIWKNAPIANDFIELRPNNGKTENPDFKTEVKVAYDDTGIYVSAMMYDKEPSKIGKELTERDNIGNDDFFVLFINGYNDKQQSLELFVTAAGVQADSKITNQNGEDFSWNGIWYSGVKILENGWSVEMKIPYFEMRFPESERQQWGINFFRQINRLKTAYTWNHVNNQKGSFLLYDGILNGVENIQTPTRLSFLPYFSSYVNYYDGKTTTNVNGGMDVKYGINDAFTLDTTLIPDFGQTNFDATVLNLGPFEQQFSEQRSFFNEGTELFNKGNMFYSRRIGGFPSKFPHLAANEKFAENPEKVKLFNATKISGRTKKGLGIGFFNAITEKTEASIRNINTGEIRKEVTEPLANYNVFVLDQRFRENSSVSLINTSVMRSGDFRDANATGVFLDLTNKKNTFNVYGSTEGSWVFENQKQKFGFETNAGFNQIIKGHQFGADVFLRDKNYDINDLGFTGQTNYVNYSANYNYRYLQPKGNINQLNYSLKVNNNRRLETDLFADFVIHQNLQITNKNFFNYGGGLMVKPLGTNDIYEPRTFGKYLFIPAMYNPWIFANTDERKKFKIGGYVEFYKYNEDKRITYMSEINTRYRFNDHFSIFHTLNYANYNNETGFVGKDATNIFIGRRLRNSVENSVSSQYTFNEKMAINLTFRHYFSEVAYRQFYTLKDNGELNPDTSFTENRDGTFNSWNLDLRYSWWFAPGSQLTLLYRNQAQNFLDVARLSMRDNFDRLFNEPMINNLSLRITYFLDYNRAKNWFKKS from the coding sequence ATGAAAGTTCAAATCATCATCTTATTCACTTTTCTTTTTGTAGGTTTTTCCTCGGCACAAGAAGAAAAAACCGAAAACATTACCCGGAAAACCATCAATGCAGTAAGAGTAGAAAAAGCACCAAAGATTGATGGAATTCTTGATGATGATATTTGGAAAAACGCACCTATTGCCAACGATTTTATAGAACTAAGACCTAATAATGGTAAAACTGAAAATCCTGACTTCAAAACAGAAGTAAAAGTCGCTTATGACGATACCGGGATTTATGTTTCTGCGATGATGTATGACAAAGAACCTTCTAAAATCGGGAAAGAACTTACCGAAAGAGACAATATAGGAAATGATGATTTTTTCGTACTATTTATTAATGGATATAATGATAAACAGCAGAGTTTAGAGTTATTCGTAACGGCTGCAGGTGTACAAGCAGATAGTAAAATTACTAACCAAAATGGCGAAGATTTTTCATGGAACGGAATTTGGTATTCTGGCGTGAAAATTTTAGAAAATGGTTGGTCTGTAGAAATGAAAATCCCTTATTTCGAAATGAGATTTCCTGAAAGCGAAAGACAACAATGGGGAATTAATTTTTTCCGACAAATTAATAGATTGAAAACCGCTTATACATGGAATCATGTGAACAATCAAAAAGGAAGCTTCTTATTATATGACGGTATTCTAAATGGTGTAGAAAATATACAAACGCCTACCAGATTGTCATTCCTTCCCTATTTTTCGAGTTATGTAAATTATTATGACGGAAAAACCACTACCAATGTAAATGGCGGAATGGATGTGAAATATGGAATTAATGACGCTTTTACATTAGACACCACTTTAATTCCAGATTTTGGACAAACCAATTTTGATGCTACCGTTCTAAATTTGGGACCATTTGAACAACAATTCAGTGAACAGCGTTCGTTTTTCAATGAAGGAACAGAACTTTTCAACAAAGGAAACATGTTTTATTCCAGAAGAATTGGTGGTTTCCCGAGTAAATTCCCTCATCTTGCTGCCAATGAAAAATTTGCTGAAAATCCAGAAAAAGTAAAACTTTTCAACGCTACTAAAATTTCAGGAAGAACTAAGAAAGGCTTAGGAATTGGATTTTTCAATGCCATTACCGAAAAAACCGAAGCTTCCATCAGAAATATCAACACTGGTGAAATCAGAAAAGAAGTAACAGAACCTTTGGCAAATTATAATGTTTTTGTTTTAGACCAAAGATTTCGCGAAAACTCTTCGGTTTCACTCATCAATACGAGCGTAATGAGAAGCGGAGATTTCAGAGATGCTAATGCAACTGGAGTTTTCCTCGATTTAACCAATAAGAAAAATACTTTTAATGTTTACGGTTCCACAGAAGGAAGTTGGGTTTTCGAAAATCAAAAACAAAAATTCGGCTTTGAAACAAATGCTGGTTTTAATCAAATTATTAAAGGCCATCAATTCGGTGCAGATGTTTTTTTGAGAGATAAAAACTATGACATTAATGACTTAGGATTTACTGGACAGACCAATTATGTGAATTATAGTGCTAATTATAATTACCGTTATTTGCAACCAAAAGGCAATATCAATCAATTAAATTACAGCCTTAAAGTAAACAACAACAGAAGGTTAGAAACTGATTTATTTGCAGATTTCGTGATTCACCAAAATTTACAAATTACCAATAAAAATTTCTTCAATTACGGAGGAGGATTAATGGTAAAACCACTTGGAACTAATGATATTTACGAACCGAGAACTTTTGGTAAATACTTATTTATTCCAGCCATGTATAATCCTTGGATTTTTGCCAATACAGACGAAAGGAAAAAATTCAAAATCGGTGGTTATGTAGAGTTTTATAAATATAATGAAGACAAGAGAATTACCTACATGTCTGAAATCAATACCCGATATCGATTTAATGACCATTTTTCTATTTTTCATACTTTAAATTATGCTAATTATAACAATGAAACAGGATTTGTAGGAAAAGATGCCACGAACATTTTCATTGGCCGAAGATTAAGAAACTCTGTAGAAAATAGTGTTTCTTCTCAATATACATTTAATGAAAAAATGGCGATTAACCTTACTTTCCGTCATTATTTTTCAGAAGTTGCCTACAGACAATTTTATACATTAAAAGATAATGGAGAACTTAATCCAGACACTAGTTTCACAGAAAACAGAGACGGAACCTTCAATTCATGGAATCTAGATTTACGCTACAGTTGGTGGTTTGCACCAGGTTCACAGCTCACTTTACTGTACAGAAATCAAGCTCAAAATTTCTTAGATGTAGCCAGATTAAGCATGAGAGATAATTTTGACCGATTGTTCAATGAACCTATGATTAACAACCTTTCACTCAGAATTACTTATTTCTTAGATTACAACAGAGCAAAAAATTGGTTCAAAAAATCTTAA
- a CDS encoding DUF3108 domain-containing protein — MKKIFNFIFLLISITVFSQIDNIKSGEKLSYRLHYGFLNAGTATLTTNQITFKGKPHYRVTGVGRSTGAVRAFFKVDDIYESYINIATGLPSYYVRNVSEGGYRRHYETEFNHDNQSLTLTNKLDQTSKNFKTMRGIQDMLSSFYNLRSMDQSKFKVGSNIKMNVWIDDESYPFMLKVVAVENKTTKFGDISCLKIKPYVMSGRIFKSQEGVTMWVTNDENHVPVEIRAELLVGSLKASIDGYANVKYPLNFSK, encoded by the coding sequence ATGAAAAAAATATTCAATTTTATATTTTTATTAATTTCAATCACTGTTTTTTCACAAATTGACAATATTAAAAGTGGTGAAAAACTTTCTTATAGACTGCACTATGGTTTCTTAAATGCAGGCACTGCTACATTGACCACTAACCAAATCACTTTTAAAGGAAAACCTCATTACAGAGTGACAGGAGTTGGGAGAAGTACTGGTGCAGTAAGAGCTTTTTTCAAAGTAGATGATATCTATGAAAGTTATATAAATATCGCAACTGGATTGCCAAGTTATTATGTGAGAAACGTTTCGGAAGGTGGCTACAGAAGACATTACGAAACCGAATTTAACCATGATAATCAATCACTTACACTCACCAACAAACTAGACCAGACTTCTAAAAATTTTAAAACCATGAGAGGAATTCAAGACATGCTTTCTTCTTTTTACAATCTTAGAAGTATGGATCAGTCAAAGTTTAAAGTAGGGAGCAATATTAAAATGAACGTTTGGATTGATGATGAATCTTATCCTTTTATGCTAAAAGTAGTTGCTGTGGAAAACAAAACCACCAAATTTGGGGACATTTCTTGCCTTAAAATTAAACCTTACGTAATGAGTGGTAGAATTTTTAAATCCCAAGAAGGCGTTACAATGTGGGTAACCAACGACGAGAACCACGTTCCTGTAGAAATTAGAGCAGAACTTCTAGTAGGTTCTCTAAAAGCAAGTATAGACGGATACGCTAATGTAAAATACCCTTTGAATTTTTCTAAATAA
- a CDS encoding YceI family protein, giving the protein MKKNLYRALGILAISFLVLSCGKDKPVSSEANEVLTETDGVLYKVDTMNSRIEWKGYKVLKSDQTTHFGSIKFESGDVTVKEGKLQSGKFVADITTLENIDLKDDQEMKAKLEGHLKSGDFFEVEKFPTASYEITKVTENTAGDYNTLLEGNLTIKGITKPVHFKANVTVSGENVNIATEPTDINREDFGLKFELPLENGLLNKEINLQILVKALENK; this is encoded by the coding sequence ATGAAAAAGAATTTATATAGAGCCTTAGGGATTTTAGCCATCTCATTTTTAGTTCTTTCTTGTGGTAAAGATAAACCTGTATCTAGCGAAGCTAACGAAGTTTTAACCGAAACAGATGGTGTACTCTACAAAGTAGACACCATGAATAGTAGAATAGAGTGGAAAGGTTATAAAGTGCTAAAGTCTGATCAAACCACACATTTTGGTTCTATAAAATTTGAAAGTGGAGATGTTACCGTAAAAGAAGGTAAACTGCAATCAGGAAAATTTGTGGCGGATATTACCACATTAGAAAATATAGATTTAAAAGATGACCAAGAAATGAAAGCTAAATTAGAGGGTCATCTAAAAAGTGGAGATTTCTTCGAAGTAGAAAAATTTCCTACTGCTTCTTATGAAATAACCAAAGTAACCGAAAATACAGCTGGAGATTACAATACGCTTTTAGAAGGAAATCTTACGATTAAGGGTATTACAAAACCAGTACATTTTAAGGCAAATGTAACCGTTTCTGGCGAAAATGTAAACATCGCAACTGAGCCTACAGACATTAACAGAGAAGATTTCGGGTTGAAATTTGAGCTTCCTCTAGAAAATGGTTTGCTGAACAAAGAAATTAACCTTCAGATTTTGGTAAAGGCTTTAGAAAACAAGTAA